The DNA region agaatttcagGAAAGAGGTCAAAAAACCCCAGACACATGAAAATGAAACTTTTAAGTTTATTATTCCATATGTTTAATGCAGAGTTAATGGTGCTAGGACAGCATAGAGACTGGAGAAAGGGATGTGGGGGAGGAAGGTGCTACTTGCATAAATAAGGGGACAGGGCTGGAACATGTTACATGCATACAGGGAGCAAACATTCTATGTGATCTTTCCAGACGCCACAAGGAGAAGACATCCATAGCTAAGGGAGGCAGGAGGGCATCTGACAGTCATATCAGCAGAGGGAAACAACGGCACAGATCACAGTCCATGTTTGGTCAAGGTATTTTTTCTAGACTGGAATATCCATTGGAAGTTCCCACAACATGTCTCTGCAGTCAATTGCTGGGAGTGATCTTTTCCTGCAGCAATATTTGTGCCAATTAGCTCCCTGGCATGACAAACCACCCCAGTCCTGGAGAAGACAAGGGACAAGTAAGCAGACTGTCCTCAGGTGTTGGGCTGAAAAAAGGGGTTGATCTGACTGTGGCAGCTGGATGCTTCCAGTTTGAAACCCAAAGGGGAAAACAAGTTCTTTTGCACCTCACATAGGCTTATTTTCTTTACTGTCATCCAAGAGTGGGTGTGTATTTCTACCTTGCTTAAAGCCACAAAAATATCTTTCCATCCTCAATGAAGGTAGGAGGGAGGTGTTGACAAACTGGAATACACGATGAACAAACAAGCAGAGATGCACACCCCATTAGTCTGAGTTTGGAGTGGGGGTTCAAAGTGGGTACTGGAATCATTTCTGAGTGTTGACAGGTGAGATTTATGCCTGTGGTTTTGGATGCAATAATAGCTTCCCTGCTCCCTCCACATTTCACACAGGCACAGTCAGACATTGGAAGAGCAAGGACCAAGTTTGGCAGGAGGTTGTTTGGGACACTGAAGAGATTAAAAAAGGACTTGGATGCCAGAAATGCCAGACACAAATGAGCAATTCAGAATAATTGTAAGAAAGGAGGATTCACCCACAGCACCTTTACGAGCCACAaagccctccccacctctccctcaCCTCCATACGCaaatacatgtgcacacacaggcaTGCTATGATATGAATAAAGCTAAAACCAACAATGCAATTCCTGAGTCCAGTGCATTGTTCAGTCAAGCCTTAAAATCTCCATGCAGGAAAGAGTGTGGGGTGAAACAGGGATAGGATAGAGAGGAGTGGCAGGGAGAAAAGCTAGGATGCAGCTGTGAAAATCAGCAGGGAAGCAAGCGTAAGTTGGTCTTCCAATGGGGATCAAGATTCATGCAAGTGTGAATCTTAGGCAGGACTGCTGCACAACACTGATCTCAAGGAAGCTGGCTGTGCTATCCTACCTACTCCTCCTCCCATAACATGTTCACCAAGGTGCCCGAGCAACCACCCTTCACCCACAGGAGGTGACAAAGAGTTGGCCATTGTGGCCTATTGGAAATGCTTGCTAACTCACTGGAGCAgtctggggaggggaagaaaaggagagtCTCTCTTATCTTACAGTCCAGGGTGCACACAACGAAACCCACCACAGACCACTGTCTAGAATCCTCCTCATCTAGAAGGCCAATAAAGTGTTGCAAGCCAGTTGGATGGCCTGCATGAAATTGGTAAAGGGCAAAAGGACGAAAAACCTTCCTGTAGGCGGGTGAGCCAGCGATAGCCGGGGTCAAGAAAGGCACTTCCGGATACTCAGTGGGTTCTGGTGGCTGGATGACACTGAATGACCTCGGAGTTCGGaggctcttctgcctgtgctgatTCTTCGGAGCCTTTCTGTCGCTGTTTTGGTCACTGTTCTCCATTCCCTATGGTCTGGAGAGAGTTGTATACACAGGCTGTTCCCAATGTGTGGGGCTATGGGACTGTGGCACGGAGGGTGCAGGGTCAGAGATGGCAGTGTAAAGGGGACGTTGGGAAGGTCCCATATAGGAGAAGGCAGAATAGAGACCAGAGGCTTGGCTGGAATGGCTGTAGTAGGGTCCTGAGGGTTGGTGGTCAGGGTAGTCAAACTGGGGCCTGGAGATGGAGGGGAAGGCTGAACCGTAGTGAGGCAGACTCAGGGATGTGTAAGCTATCTGGGAGGTGGAGGGTTGGTCAGTGTAATGACCTCCAGGGGCAGACCCTTCTGTTTTCACCTGCGCTTTGGAGTCCACCACTGATGACGTGGCAGTGGACAAGGAGACTCCATGTTGCTTGGAGATCCAGGCAGAGTGTCcactggctgcagccagggcaCTCCCTAGGCCGTAGCCAGCAGCCGCGGCTGCTGCGTAGCCCCCAACATGGCCTGGATGGCCAGCATGTCCATTGGGTGGCAGGTATTGGTCAAATTCATTGACATCAAAGGTCTCCATGTTGGACATCACTTCATGGCTGATCTCCCCGATGTCCACATTGCCAAAGTCAATGTGtggctttcctccttcccccagagaaCGCCCTTCTCGTTTGGAGTCtgctttgcctgcctgcagctcagTCTTAGGGGTGGTAGGAGGTGTAGGGGGCCCATGGCTCTGACCTGCAAtgtgaaaaacattttgaagaggaaagagagagaaaaggtgaGTTACTGCTTTATACCTGGGCAGTTACATGTGCCAACTCCACTCCTCCCAATACACCAGCAACTGTCCAGCTGGAGACTTCAgtgaagggagagaaaaatagCCAAAACCAAACTGGCACCTTTTTATATTATCTTCTGGAGGAAGAGGGAGGGTAGAATGATTCCCTAGCTGACTGAAAGAATGCAAATGCCTGTGAAACTCAGGCATGCCCCAAACTGGTGATTCCAACAAAGTTTGTTGGGTCATGAGCAAGGTGTGAGCCACATCACTAAGGTGATGACTTAGTTTTTTTGAGCCTTTGAGTTGGCTGTAACCTGTCCATACATCTATGGAGACCTGGGACTCACCTGAGGAGTGTTCTGGGTGCCCATCAGACATGGGCGACCCTTCCCCAGGATGTCTGTGATCCAGGTGGGCGCTCTTGTAGTGAGCCTGGATAGCGGCAGCCCCGCCAGCTTCCCCATCTACTTGGCCTTCGCCCTCGCCCTGCGTGGCCTTGCCATTTTTCCGCCGGCGTGGCTGGTATTTGTAATCAGGATGGTCTTTTTTATGCTGCATCCTCAGCCGCTCTGCCTCTTCAATGAAGGGCCGCTTGTCACTTTCGTTCAACAACCTGCAGAGGCCAaggtgggaaggaagagaagaggggaaggagaggggcagGTACGTCAGAAAAAGAACCTATAAACAGCATCACGGGACATGGCATGTAAATATGGGCATCAGGCTGTTGCCCCATTTAAGAGGTTTCCCACAACAATAGGGAGAgcttgaaaatatttcagtggaGACAGCAATG from Apteryx mantelli isolate bAptMan1 chromosome 1, bAptMan1.hap1, whole genome shotgun sequence includes:
- the SOX10 gene encoding transcription factor SOX-10 codes for the protein MADDQDLSEVEMSPVGSEDHHCLSPGPSMASDNSPHLAGSGNGEMGKVKKEQQDSEADDDKFPVCIREAVSQVLSGYDWTLVPMPVRVNGSNKSKPHVKRPMNAFMVWAQAARRKLADQYPHLHNAELSKTLGKLWRLLNESDKRPFIEEAERLRMQHKKDHPDYKYQPRRRKNGKATQGEGEGQVDGEAGGAAAIQAHYKSAHLDHRHPGEGSPMSDGHPEHSSGQSHGPPTPPTTPKTELQAGKADSKREGRSLGEGGKPHIDFGNVDIGEISHEVMSNMETFDVNEFDQYLPPNGHAGHPGHVGGYAAAAAAGYGLGSALAAASGHSAWISKQHGVSLSTATSSVVDSKAQVKTEGSAPGGHYTDQPSTSQIAYTSLSLPHYGSAFPSISRPQFDYPDHQPSGPYYSHSSQASGLYSAFSYMGPSQRPLYTAISDPAPSVPQSHSPTHWEQPVYTTLSRP